A portion of the Melanotaenia boesemani isolate fMelBoe1 chromosome 2, fMelBoe1.pri, whole genome shotgun sequence genome contains these proteins:
- the ubtf gene encoding nucleolar transcription factor 1 isoform X1, protein MYRSNTVYSQMNGEMEAATQDQVWVQEDLLKLLEAMKVALPQKDLTKYKTSESHLDWQKVAFNSYTAEMCKQKWQEVSKEIRKFRTLTELIFDAQDYIKNPYKGKKIKKHPDFPKKPLTPYFRFFMEKRAKYAKLHPEMSNLDLTKILSKKYRELPDKKKKKYVDDFLRDKESFVQSMMKFREEHPDLMESMTKKASNVPEKPKTPQQLWYNHEKKAFLKTHPDATTKDIKDSLGKQWTQLSDKKRLKWISKSLEQQKLYEGTMREYIQQHPELNMTQESIVKSTLTKAERHLKDKSDGRPDKPPPNGYSMFCAELMSSMKDVPSTERMVMCSQRWKLLKQGEKDAYQKRCEQRKKEYEIEMNRFLSTLPEQEQQRILGEEKVGFKKGSGSSSPASKKKNSKAKVNPEKPKRPISAMFIFSEEKRPKLQQERPDLSDSELTRLLARKWNELPDKKKEKYKRLEGVLKAESEKKEKEDRSRLPDSPKNAQEIWQQSVIGDYLARFKNDRPKAQKAMETAWSTMEKKEKIMWIKKAAEDQKRYERDLCEMRSPAAAIASGKKMKFEGEPKKPPSNGYQKFSQEMLSNGELNHLPMKERMTEIGSRWQRLPLKEKERYKKIAEEKQRQYKVLLEQWLASLSSQERNTYKEYNSQKRRNPAKPGGPKAKAKKSDTEEEEDDDDDDDDDDEQKASSEADSSSEEDDEDDDDDDVSEGDDDDDDEDDDEAEDKENKSEDSSSESNSGGSSDSDSD, encoded by the exons ATGTATAg ATCAAACACTGTGTACTCACAAATGAATGGAGAAATGGAGGCAGCGACCCAAGACCAAG TATGGGTGCAGGAGGACCTCCTAAAACTGTTGGAGGCCATGAAAGTGGCCCTGCCTCAGAAAGACCTGACTAAATACAAGACGTCAGAGTCCCACCTTGACTGGCAGAAGGTGGCCTTCAACTCTTACACCGCAGAGATGTGTAAGCAGAAGTGGCAGGAAGTTTCTAAAGAG ATCCGTAAATTCAGAACTCTCACAGAGCTGATATTTGATGCTCAGGACTACATAAAGAATCCttataaaggaaagaaaattaaG aAGCATCCAGATTTCCCCAAGAAGCCTTTGACTCCATATTTCCGTTTCTTCATGGAAAAGAGGGCCAAATACGCCAAGTTGCATCCTGAAATGAGCAACCTAGATCTTACGAAAATCCTCTCCAAGAAGTACAGGGAGCTGCCTGACAAAAAGAAG aaaaaatatgttgATGATTTCCTACGAGATAAGGAATCATTTGTGCAAAGCATGATGAAATTCAG GGAAGAACATCCAGACCTTATGGAGAGCATGACCAAGAAAGCTTCAAATGTCCCTGAGAAGCCGAAAACGCCCCAACAGCTGTGGTACAACCATGAAAAGAAGGCCTTCCTTAAGACACATCCAGAT GCGACAACCAAAGACATCAAAGACAGTCTTGGCAAACAGTGGACACAGCTGTCTGACAAAAAGAGGCTCAAATGGATCTCAAAGTCCCTGGAACAGCAGAAACTGTATGAG GGAACAATGCGAGAATACATTCAGCAGCACCCAGAGTTAAACATGACACAGGAAAGTATTGTCAAGTCCACTCTGACCAAGGCGGAGCGGCACCTGAAGGACAAGTCTGACGGTCGGCCCGACAAGCCTCCTCC AAACGGTTACTCGATGTTCTGCGCGGAGCTGATGTCGAGCATGAAGGACGTTCCCAGCACAGAGCGTATGGTGATGTGCAGCCAACGGTGGAAGCTGCTGAAACAGGGCGAGAAGGACGCCTACCAGAAACGCTGCGAGCAG AGGAAGAAGGAATATGAGATTGAGATGAACAGATTCCTTAGT ACTTTACCAGAGCAGGAGCAACAGCGGATCTTGGGTGAGGAGAAGGTTGGTTTTAAGAAGGGCAGTGGATCCAGCAGTCCAgcctcaaaaaagaaaaactctaaagcaaag GTTAACCCAGAGAAACCCAAAAGGCCCATTTCCGCCATGTTCATATTCTCTGAGGAGAAGCGTCCCAAACTGCAGCAGGAGCGGCCGGACCTTTCTGACAGCGAGCTGACGAGACTCCTGGCACGCAAGTGGAACGAGCTGCCAGATAAAAAGAAG GAAAAGTATAAACGTTTAGAAGGGGTCCTGAAAGCAGAGTcggagaagaaggagaaagaggatCGAAGTCGTCTACCGGATTCGCCCAAGAATGCTCAGGAAATCTGGCAGCAGAGTGTTATAGGAGACTACCTGGCCAGATTTAAG AATGACCGGCCGAAGGCACAGAAAGCAATGGAAACAGCCTGGAGCACCAtggagaaaaaggagaagaTTATGTGGATCAAAAAGGCAGCAGAGGACCAGAAAAGATATGAG AGAGATCTGTGTGAGATGCGCTCTCCAGCTGCTGCCATTGCCTCAGGGAAGAAGATGAAGTTTGAGGGTGAACCCAAGAAACCACCATC AAACGGATATCAAAAGTTCTCTCAGGAGATGCTGTCCAATGGAGAGCTGAATCACCTCCCAATGAAGGAGAGGATGACTGAGATTGGCAGCCGATGGCAGAGGTTGCCATTAAAGGAGAAGGAGCGCTATAAGAAGATTGCGGAGGAGAAGCAAAGACAGTACAAAGTCCTGCTGGAGCAGTGGCTTGCT aGCTTGTCTTCACAAGAAAGAAACACTTATAAAGAATATAATTCACAA aaaagaagaaacccAGCGAAACCAGGAGGCCCCAAGGCAAAGGCCAAGAAATCT GACacggaggaggaagaggacgacgacgatgatgatgacgatgacgaCGAGCAGAAGGCTTCCTCAGAGGCAGACTCTTCCAGTGAGGAAGACGATGAAGATGACGATGATGACGACGTGAGT gagGGTGATGATGACGACGACGATGAAGACGACGATGAGGCAGAAGACAAAGAGAACAAATCGGAGGACAGCAGCAGCGAGTCAAACTCCGGAGGGTCGTCAGACTCTGATTCGGACTGA
- the ubtf gene encoding nucleolar transcription factor 1 isoform X2, translated as MYRSNTVYSQMNGEMEAATQDQVWVQEDLLKLLEAMKVALPQKDLTKYKTSESHLDWQKVAFNSYTAEMCKQKWQEVSKEIRKFRTLTELIFDAQDYIKNPYKGKKIKKHPDFPKKPLTPYFRFFMEKRAKYAKLHPEMSNLDLTKILSKKYRELPDKKKKKYVDDFLRDKESFVQSMMKFREEHPDLMESMTKKASNVPEKPKTPQQLWYNHEKKAFLKTHPDATTKDIKDSLGKQWTQLSDKKRLKWISKSLEQQKLYEGTMREYIQQHPELNMTQESIVKSTLTKAERHLKDKSDGRPDKPPPNGYSMFCAELMSSMKDVPSTERMVMCSQRWKLLKQGEKDAYQKRCEQRKKEYEIEMNRFLSTLPEQEQQRILGEEKVGFKKGSGSSSPASKKKNSKAKVNPEKPKRPISAMFIFSEEKRPKLQQERPDLSDSELTRLLARKWNELPDKKKEKYKRLEGVLKAESEKKEKEDRSRLPDSPKNAQEIWQQSVIGDYLARFKNDRPKAQKAMETAWSTMEKKEKIMWIKKAAEDQKRYERDLCEMRSPAAAIASGKKMKFEGEPKKPPSNGYQKFSQEMLSNGELNHLPMKERMTEIGSRWQRLPLKEKERYKKIAEEKQRQYKVLLEQWLASLSSQERNTYKEYNSQKRRNPAKPGGPKAKAKKSDTEEEEDDDDDDDDDDEQKASSEADSSSEEDDEDDDDDDKEGDDDDDDEDDDEAEDKENKSEDSSSESNSGGSSDSDSD; from the exons ATGTATAg ATCAAACACTGTGTACTCACAAATGAATGGAGAAATGGAGGCAGCGACCCAAGACCAAG TATGGGTGCAGGAGGACCTCCTAAAACTGTTGGAGGCCATGAAAGTGGCCCTGCCTCAGAAAGACCTGACTAAATACAAGACGTCAGAGTCCCACCTTGACTGGCAGAAGGTGGCCTTCAACTCTTACACCGCAGAGATGTGTAAGCAGAAGTGGCAGGAAGTTTCTAAAGAG ATCCGTAAATTCAGAACTCTCACAGAGCTGATATTTGATGCTCAGGACTACATAAAGAATCCttataaaggaaagaaaattaaG aAGCATCCAGATTTCCCCAAGAAGCCTTTGACTCCATATTTCCGTTTCTTCATGGAAAAGAGGGCCAAATACGCCAAGTTGCATCCTGAAATGAGCAACCTAGATCTTACGAAAATCCTCTCCAAGAAGTACAGGGAGCTGCCTGACAAAAAGAAG aaaaaatatgttgATGATTTCCTACGAGATAAGGAATCATTTGTGCAAAGCATGATGAAATTCAG GGAAGAACATCCAGACCTTATGGAGAGCATGACCAAGAAAGCTTCAAATGTCCCTGAGAAGCCGAAAACGCCCCAACAGCTGTGGTACAACCATGAAAAGAAGGCCTTCCTTAAGACACATCCAGAT GCGACAACCAAAGACATCAAAGACAGTCTTGGCAAACAGTGGACACAGCTGTCTGACAAAAAGAGGCTCAAATGGATCTCAAAGTCCCTGGAACAGCAGAAACTGTATGAG GGAACAATGCGAGAATACATTCAGCAGCACCCAGAGTTAAACATGACACAGGAAAGTATTGTCAAGTCCACTCTGACCAAGGCGGAGCGGCACCTGAAGGACAAGTCTGACGGTCGGCCCGACAAGCCTCCTCC AAACGGTTACTCGATGTTCTGCGCGGAGCTGATGTCGAGCATGAAGGACGTTCCCAGCACAGAGCGTATGGTGATGTGCAGCCAACGGTGGAAGCTGCTGAAACAGGGCGAGAAGGACGCCTACCAGAAACGCTGCGAGCAG AGGAAGAAGGAATATGAGATTGAGATGAACAGATTCCTTAGT ACTTTACCAGAGCAGGAGCAACAGCGGATCTTGGGTGAGGAGAAGGTTGGTTTTAAGAAGGGCAGTGGATCCAGCAGTCCAgcctcaaaaaagaaaaactctaaagcaaag GTTAACCCAGAGAAACCCAAAAGGCCCATTTCCGCCATGTTCATATTCTCTGAGGAGAAGCGTCCCAAACTGCAGCAGGAGCGGCCGGACCTTTCTGACAGCGAGCTGACGAGACTCCTGGCACGCAAGTGGAACGAGCTGCCAGATAAAAAGAAG GAAAAGTATAAACGTTTAGAAGGGGTCCTGAAAGCAGAGTcggagaagaaggagaaagaggatCGAAGTCGTCTACCGGATTCGCCCAAGAATGCTCAGGAAATCTGGCAGCAGAGTGTTATAGGAGACTACCTGGCCAGATTTAAG AATGACCGGCCGAAGGCACAGAAAGCAATGGAAACAGCCTGGAGCACCAtggagaaaaaggagaagaTTATGTGGATCAAAAAGGCAGCAGAGGACCAGAAAAGATATGAG AGAGATCTGTGTGAGATGCGCTCTCCAGCTGCTGCCATTGCCTCAGGGAAGAAGATGAAGTTTGAGGGTGAACCCAAGAAACCACCATC AAACGGATATCAAAAGTTCTCTCAGGAGATGCTGTCCAATGGAGAGCTGAATCACCTCCCAATGAAGGAGAGGATGACTGAGATTGGCAGCCGATGGCAGAGGTTGCCATTAAAGGAGAAGGAGCGCTATAAGAAGATTGCGGAGGAGAAGCAAAGACAGTACAAAGTCCTGCTGGAGCAGTGGCTTGCT aGCTTGTCTTCACAAGAAAGAAACACTTATAAAGAATATAATTCACAA aaaagaagaaacccAGCGAAACCAGGAGGCCCCAAGGCAAAGGCCAAGAAATCT GACacggaggaggaagaggacgacgacgatgatgatgacgatgacgaCGAGCAGAAGGCTTCCTCAGAGGCAGACTCTTCCAGTGAGGAAGACGATGAAGATGACGATGATGACGAC aaggagGGTGATGATGACGACGACGATGAAGACGACGATGAGGCAGAAGACAAAGAGAACAAATCGGAGGACAGCAGCAGCGAGTCAAACTCCGGAGGGTCGTCAGACTCTGATTCGGACTGA
- the ubtf gene encoding nucleolar transcription factor 1 isoform X3, translating to MYRSNTVYSQMNGEMEAATQDQVWVQEDLLKLLEAMKVALPQKDLTKYKTSESHLDWQKVAFNSYTAEMCKQKWQEVSKEIRKFRTLTELIFDAQDYIKNPYKGKKIKKHPDFPKKPLTPYFRFFMEKRAKYAKLHPEMSNLDLTKILSKKYRELPDKKKKKYVDDFLRDKESFVQSMMKFREEHPDLMESMTKKASNVPEKPKTPQQLWYNHEKKAFLKTHPDATTKDIKDSLGKQWTQLSDKKRLKWISKSLEQQKLYEGTMREYIQQHPELNMTQESIVKSTLTKAERHLKDKSDGRPDKPPPNGYSMFCAELMSSMKDVPSTERMVMCSQRWKLLKQGEKDAYQKRCEQRKKEYEIEMNRFLSTLPEQEQQRILGEEKVGFKKGSGSSSPASKKKNSKAKVNPEKPKRPISAMFIFSEEKRPKLQQERPDLSDSELTRLLARKWNELPDKKKEKYKRLEGVLKAESEKKEKEDRSRLPDSPKNAQEIWQQSVIGDYLARFKNDRPKAQKAMETAWSTMEKKEKIMWIKKAAEDQKRYERDLCEMRSPAAAIASGKKMKFEGEPKKPPSNGYQKFSQEMLSNGELNHLPMKERMTEIGSRWQRLPLKEKERYKKIAEEKQRQYKVLLEQWLASLSSQERNTYKEYNSQKRRNPAKPGGPKAKAKKSDTEEEEDDDDDDDDDDEQKASSEADSSSEEDDEDDDDDDEGDDDDDDEDDDEAEDKENKSEDSSSESNSGGSSDSDSD from the exons ATGTATAg ATCAAACACTGTGTACTCACAAATGAATGGAGAAATGGAGGCAGCGACCCAAGACCAAG TATGGGTGCAGGAGGACCTCCTAAAACTGTTGGAGGCCATGAAAGTGGCCCTGCCTCAGAAAGACCTGACTAAATACAAGACGTCAGAGTCCCACCTTGACTGGCAGAAGGTGGCCTTCAACTCTTACACCGCAGAGATGTGTAAGCAGAAGTGGCAGGAAGTTTCTAAAGAG ATCCGTAAATTCAGAACTCTCACAGAGCTGATATTTGATGCTCAGGACTACATAAAGAATCCttataaaggaaagaaaattaaG aAGCATCCAGATTTCCCCAAGAAGCCTTTGACTCCATATTTCCGTTTCTTCATGGAAAAGAGGGCCAAATACGCCAAGTTGCATCCTGAAATGAGCAACCTAGATCTTACGAAAATCCTCTCCAAGAAGTACAGGGAGCTGCCTGACAAAAAGAAG aaaaaatatgttgATGATTTCCTACGAGATAAGGAATCATTTGTGCAAAGCATGATGAAATTCAG GGAAGAACATCCAGACCTTATGGAGAGCATGACCAAGAAAGCTTCAAATGTCCCTGAGAAGCCGAAAACGCCCCAACAGCTGTGGTACAACCATGAAAAGAAGGCCTTCCTTAAGACACATCCAGAT GCGACAACCAAAGACATCAAAGACAGTCTTGGCAAACAGTGGACACAGCTGTCTGACAAAAAGAGGCTCAAATGGATCTCAAAGTCCCTGGAACAGCAGAAACTGTATGAG GGAACAATGCGAGAATACATTCAGCAGCACCCAGAGTTAAACATGACACAGGAAAGTATTGTCAAGTCCACTCTGACCAAGGCGGAGCGGCACCTGAAGGACAAGTCTGACGGTCGGCCCGACAAGCCTCCTCC AAACGGTTACTCGATGTTCTGCGCGGAGCTGATGTCGAGCATGAAGGACGTTCCCAGCACAGAGCGTATGGTGATGTGCAGCCAACGGTGGAAGCTGCTGAAACAGGGCGAGAAGGACGCCTACCAGAAACGCTGCGAGCAG AGGAAGAAGGAATATGAGATTGAGATGAACAGATTCCTTAGT ACTTTACCAGAGCAGGAGCAACAGCGGATCTTGGGTGAGGAGAAGGTTGGTTTTAAGAAGGGCAGTGGATCCAGCAGTCCAgcctcaaaaaagaaaaactctaaagcaaag GTTAACCCAGAGAAACCCAAAAGGCCCATTTCCGCCATGTTCATATTCTCTGAGGAGAAGCGTCCCAAACTGCAGCAGGAGCGGCCGGACCTTTCTGACAGCGAGCTGACGAGACTCCTGGCACGCAAGTGGAACGAGCTGCCAGATAAAAAGAAG GAAAAGTATAAACGTTTAGAAGGGGTCCTGAAAGCAGAGTcggagaagaaggagaaagaggatCGAAGTCGTCTACCGGATTCGCCCAAGAATGCTCAGGAAATCTGGCAGCAGAGTGTTATAGGAGACTACCTGGCCAGATTTAAG AATGACCGGCCGAAGGCACAGAAAGCAATGGAAACAGCCTGGAGCACCAtggagaaaaaggagaagaTTATGTGGATCAAAAAGGCAGCAGAGGACCAGAAAAGATATGAG AGAGATCTGTGTGAGATGCGCTCTCCAGCTGCTGCCATTGCCTCAGGGAAGAAGATGAAGTTTGAGGGTGAACCCAAGAAACCACCATC AAACGGATATCAAAAGTTCTCTCAGGAGATGCTGTCCAATGGAGAGCTGAATCACCTCCCAATGAAGGAGAGGATGACTGAGATTGGCAGCCGATGGCAGAGGTTGCCATTAAAGGAGAAGGAGCGCTATAAGAAGATTGCGGAGGAGAAGCAAAGACAGTACAAAGTCCTGCTGGAGCAGTGGCTTGCT aGCTTGTCTTCACAAGAAAGAAACACTTATAAAGAATATAATTCACAA aaaagaagaaacccAGCGAAACCAGGAGGCCCCAAGGCAAAGGCCAAGAAATCT GACacggaggaggaagaggacgacgacgatgatgatgacgatgacgaCGAGCAGAAGGCTTCCTCAGAGGCAGACTCTTCCAGTGAGGAAGACGATGAAGATGACGATGATGACGAC gagGGTGATGATGACGACGACGATGAAGACGACGATGAGGCAGAAGACAAAGAGAACAAATCGGAGGACAGCAGCAGCGAGTCAAACTCCGGAGGGTCGTCAGACTCTGATTCGGACTGA
- the ubtf gene encoding nucleolar transcription factor 1 isoform X4 — MYRSNTVYSQMNGEMEAATQDQVWVQEDLLKLLEAMKVALPQKDLTKYKTSESHLDWQKVAFNSYTAEMCKQKWQEVSKEIRKFRTLTELIFDAQDYIKNPYKGKKIKKHPDFPKKPLTPYFRFFMEKRAKYAKLHPEMSNLDLTKILSKKYRELPDKKKKKYVDDFLRDKESFVQSMMKFREEHPDLMESMTKKASNVPEKPKTPQQLWYNHEKKAFLKTHPDATTKDIKDSLGKQWTQLSDKKRLKWISKSLEQQKLYEGTMREYIQQHPELNMTQESIVKSTLTKAERHLKDKSDGRPDKPPPNGYSMFCAELMSSMKDVPSTERMVMCSQRWKLLKQGEKDAYQKRCEQRKKEYEIEMNRFLSTLPEQEQQRILGEEKVGFKKGSGSSSPASKKKNSKAKVNPEKPKRPISAMFIFSEEKRPKLQQERPDLSDSELTRLLARKWNELPDKKKEKYKRLEGVLKAESEKKEKEDRSRLPDSPKNAQEIWQQSVIGDYLARFKNDRPKAQKAMETAWSTMEKKEKIMWIKKAAEDQKRYERDLCEMRSPAAAIASGKKMKFEGEPKKPPSNGYQKFSQEMLSNGELNHLPMKERMTEIGSRWQRLPLKEKERYKKIAEEKQRQYKVLLEQWLASLSSQERNTYKEYNSQKRRNPAKPGGPKAKAKKSDTEEEEDDDDDDDDDDEQKASSEADSSSEEDDEDDDDDKEGDDDDDDEDDDEAEDKENKSEDSSSESNSGGSSDSDSD; from the exons ATGTATAg ATCAAACACTGTGTACTCACAAATGAATGGAGAAATGGAGGCAGCGACCCAAGACCAAG TATGGGTGCAGGAGGACCTCCTAAAACTGTTGGAGGCCATGAAAGTGGCCCTGCCTCAGAAAGACCTGACTAAATACAAGACGTCAGAGTCCCACCTTGACTGGCAGAAGGTGGCCTTCAACTCTTACACCGCAGAGATGTGTAAGCAGAAGTGGCAGGAAGTTTCTAAAGAG ATCCGTAAATTCAGAACTCTCACAGAGCTGATATTTGATGCTCAGGACTACATAAAGAATCCttataaaggaaagaaaattaaG aAGCATCCAGATTTCCCCAAGAAGCCTTTGACTCCATATTTCCGTTTCTTCATGGAAAAGAGGGCCAAATACGCCAAGTTGCATCCTGAAATGAGCAACCTAGATCTTACGAAAATCCTCTCCAAGAAGTACAGGGAGCTGCCTGACAAAAAGAAG aaaaaatatgttgATGATTTCCTACGAGATAAGGAATCATTTGTGCAAAGCATGATGAAATTCAG GGAAGAACATCCAGACCTTATGGAGAGCATGACCAAGAAAGCTTCAAATGTCCCTGAGAAGCCGAAAACGCCCCAACAGCTGTGGTACAACCATGAAAAGAAGGCCTTCCTTAAGACACATCCAGAT GCGACAACCAAAGACATCAAAGACAGTCTTGGCAAACAGTGGACACAGCTGTCTGACAAAAAGAGGCTCAAATGGATCTCAAAGTCCCTGGAACAGCAGAAACTGTATGAG GGAACAATGCGAGAATACATTCAGCAGCACCCAGAGTTAAACATGACACAGGAAAGTATTGTCAAGTCCACTCTGACCAAGGCGGAGCGGCACCTGAAGGACAAGTCTGACGGTCGGCCCGACAAGCCTCCTCC AAACGGTTACTCGATGTTCTGCGCGGAGCTGATGTCGAGCATGAAGGACGTTCCCAGCACAGAGCGTATGGTGATGTGCAGCCAACGGTGGAAGCTGCTGAAACAGGGCGAGAAGGACGCCTACCAGAAACGCTGCGAGCAG AGGAAGAAGGAATATGAGATTGAGATGAACAGATTCCTTAGT ACTTTACCAGAGCAGGAGCAACAGCGGATCTTGGGTGAGGAGAAGGTTGGTTTTAAGAAGGGCAGTGGATCCAGCAGTCCAgcctcaaaaaagaaaaactctaaagcaaag GTTAACCCAGAGAAACCCAAAAGGCCCATTTCCGCCATGTTCATATTCTCTGAGGAGAAGCGTCCCAAACTGCAGCAGGAGCGGCCGGACCTTTCTGACAGCGAGCTGACGAGACTCCTGGCACGCAAGTGGAACGAGCTGCCAGATAAAAAGAAG GAAAAGTATAAACGTTTAGAAGGGGTCCTGAAAGCAGAGTcggagaagaaggagaaagaggatCGAAGTCGTCTACCGGATTCGCCCAAGAATGCTCAGGAAATCTGGCAGCAGAGTGTTATAGGAGACTACCTGGCCAGATTTAAG AATGACCGGCCGAAGGCACAGAAAGCAATGGAAACAGCCTGGAGCACCAtggagaaaaaggagaagaTTATGTGGATCAAAAAGGCAGCAGAGGACCAGAAAAGATATGAG AGAGATCTGTGTGAGATGCGCTCTCCAGCTGCTGCCATTGCCTCAGGGAAGAAGATGAAGTTTGAGGGTGAACCCAAGAAACCACCATC AAACGGATATCAAAAGTTCTCTCAGGAGATGCTGTCCAATGGAGAGCTGAATCACCTCCCAATGAAGGAGAGGATGACTGAGATTGGCAGCCGATGGCAGAGGTTGCCATTAAAGGAGAAGGAGCGCTATAAGAAGATTGCGGAGGAGAAGCAAAGACAGTACAAAGTCCTGCTGGAGCAGTGGCTTGCT aGCTTGTCTTCACAAGAAAGAAACACTTATAAAGAATATAATTCACAA aaaagaagaaacccAGCGAAACCAGGAGGCCCCAAGGCAAAGGCCAAGAAATCT GACacggaggaggaagaggacgacgacgatgatgatgacgatgacgaCGAGCAGAAGGCTTCCTCAGAGGCAGACTCTTCCAGTGAGGAAGACGATGAAGATGACGATGATGAC aaggagGGTGATGATGACGACGACGATGAAGACGACGATGAGGCAGAAGACAAAGAGAACAAATCGGAGGACAGCAGCAGCGAGTCAAACTCCGGAGGGTCGTCAGACTCTGATTCGGACTGA